The Pempheris klunzingeri isolate RE-2024b chromosome 16, fPemKlu1.hap1, whole genome shotgun sequence genome includes the window TTACTTGAACAAAAACTACCAAGTTTTGCAAAAAGCtaaaaaattaagaataaaCTAGTCGCCATCTGTTTAAGGCTTAGAAACATCAAAAATGTAGGCTGAAGTACATAAATAATTAGTCAATTTTATGAAATAGCCACTTTTCTGCCAATGGATGTTTTAGTTTAATCTGCTGACCTCAAGAGTCCCATGACAAGAGCTGCATCAGTCACTGCTGCTCTCCAGAGGGTCCGGCTTGTTCATGGTCTGACGTCTCCTCGTCACTGTGACTATAATCCGAATCTTCTTCGTCAGTCTGATCTTCCAATTCGTCATCATCTTCATGCTCATCCTCTTTGTCAAGGGCGATGTCCCGCAATTCCTCCAGATTATCAGGGCTCTTCCCAGTCAGCCtctaaattttttttaaaaaagaggcAGCATAAAGTTTACATGAACATACCAACAAGTGCAGTGTCttctagttttgtttttcaaatgaatcCAGTCACTGTTCTGGTGGTTTCACTGGagtaaattttttttaatttaattttttttacatgaccCAATTTGAATTAGTGTAAATTTGCATGCCAGACATGCTTAAAGTCAGAGTGCACAAAATGGAATAATAAGTCTGTCATGTCTGAAAGTGTGCCTACCTCAATCATATCAgccatatactgtacatgttgtgccagctcctgcagctcctcattTTCACACTTGAGCGTTGTTATCTGTTCATCTTTGGCCTCGATGTCCTTGTGtaactggtttaaaaaaaataaataaataaatttaagcATTGTAGAAACTAAGCTTAAGGTAAAAAAGCAGTCATGGCACAACAGGCAAACAGAACCACACATTTAAACCGCTTCAGAATAATGAATTTAATACAGCACTGCAGTCCAACTAAGTCAGGAAAATATTTGAAAGTGGATCTCAGGTCCAAATTTTAGATCTCCAAATAGCCAGTTCacagattttaaatatttgtgcttcagtaaaaaaaaaaaaaaaaaaaaaaaaaaaaaaaaaaaacttatttcaGAGTATTTAAGTGTAGACTTTCATCTAAATTCAGTGCCAGTCAGAGCAGAGCCAACTAAAGGTCAACTCTGTGGAAGCGTGGGAACAGCTCAATTGACGGCTAAACATTAGCCGTCAATTGGATATTAACTCACCTTCTCATTCTCCTGTAGAACATCGTACAAGGCTTTCCGGCGCTCCTCAGCTACCTCTTTCCAGTAGGTGGAAGGGGGTGTTTctacaacagaaacatttgagCTCAAGATAAATTCACTTTTTGGGGTATATTTGGTAGCATATAACACATGGATTATGAATCCCTCCATACCTTTGACCATAAGTTCATAGGCTTCATTGGACACTCCATCTGTCAAACACTGAGTTACTTCTGTCTGAGTGGACTTTACTTCTACCTTCACCCTCTTTGGGCCTCTAGTTTGTTCTGCGCTCCACTGTTTCCGCTTTGGAATGACTCTACCCATCTGAGGGGGGAGGAATAAAAAAGAGAAGCCATTTTCTTATTAGAACAATTCTATACGAACCGTTGATCCAACCACAGGCAAAATagatacaaaaagaaaagaaaaaagcatacCTGAGCAGACCTTCCCAATTCTTTGTTGACTGCTGAGGGTTGGAGGACCTGCAAGGTGTGCCTGGGGGATCCCATTGCCTTATTAGATGGTGTGAAAAAGCTCTGGatgacaaagaaataaaaatggttCCTTATAGCTGAGAAGATCAAATAGATGAGAACATAAAAGGAAACCCCTTCCCAGATAAATCATGAGAAACTCAAGATTGAGTCACATGGGAAAGCCAACATGACCCATGCTCTCATTTCAACGCCTCTATTCATCAGGGCTTAGCGTTATTTTGCAAGCTTTACTTTAGTTACACTGTCACCATGGGAGAGGGCATAAGTGAAGTGGTTTAACACTGTGCTACAGGTGTAGCAATGGGGCAGAGCCCAAATGCTTTCAGCAGCCGTGGGAAACTTTCCCTGCAAGGCTCATTACAGAGCAGCCAACAAGGTCAGTTAGTTAATGTTTGGCCACAGCTTCACAACGCTGCTAGTGCGTTTCATGCCCATGAAAAACACGATCTTGTTGTCACCTGAAACTACTTACAGGAGCCAAGTAGCCCCGTCATGCTTACTGTGCAACTTAAGATTGCAGTGCTAAGGACATTGCTTTGTCCAAATAAACCCAGTAGATTCAACTTTCCTGCTAAGGAACATTAACAACATCTTGCCAGTCAAGACAGATTAGCATCCTTGCATTGCTGTAGCCTGTTTTAAGGCTTTTCACTGAAGATATTGAGTAGTCATAGAAGCACATGTGTTACCTATAACCAGCCATGGCTAAGTTTCAGTACATTTACATATGTCCTCAGCTGCCATTTTAAAAGGCCAACCACTGGCCAGTCTTAGGTTATGGGCACCATTTACTGAGCCAGAAAGAGGAACAAAGTTGAGTGTCTCCTCGTTTGATATATTTAGCCTTTAGCAGCTCATCTTTCCCATCTCACCTACATTACTGAGCTCTACCAGCCACTAATCACGCCCTGTGTGATGACTTCAGCTACACAAACAATGGCAAGATATCGTGATAACCCGTTGCCCTTTGAAAATAAACCCCCAGGTTTGATATACAATATATTGGATAACAATTGCAGACGCAGGATAAAATTACTCACCTTTATATTCTCATTAGACCGCTGGTGGCTATGTTTCAACTTTCCACTGaaactcattttcttttcaagtgACCTGGTGGGAAATAATTAGCATAAGAGTCACCAAACTAGTCAACACAGATCAATacacatttgaaaaagaaaaaaccaaaACGTAGTGAGCGACATCCTTGTACAGACGGACTTTAAACGCGACAACACCGACTCTTGAAAATATGTTTCTTAAATGCAAATTCTTTAGCTTGTTAGAAGTTTATAGTTAAATGTGGTGCCTCTCCTGTAGGAGGGCACAGCTGTAGAAAAGGCCGACCCTTAAAACACGCTAATTTAAGACACCGCGGCTAAAGCTAACACAAAGGCAGCCGGAGTCAGTAACACTTACTGAGCAGCAGATGTGGAGGGAGTTAAACTAAGGCGATACTTAAGCGGATACACGTTAAATCGACTTACTTCGACTAGCTTCAGCTCGCAGATGAGTCTTCCTATTTCTCTTGTCGGCGGTTCTCGCGCCAGCGGCTTAAATACGCCCATTCAGTCACGTGGTAAAGCAGGACGCTCACGAGGAAGGATTTTTTTCGTGCGTTGTTGTTTTTCCCCTCGTGCGGTCACATGTCAACATACGTCACATCTTTGTAGTTGTCTGACCGTGCGGCCATTTTGGGGAGGCTGTGGACCGACGAGCCTGagcctgtgtgagtgtgtgtgtgtgagtgccatTATCAGCTGCCCCGGAAAAAAGCACACAAAGAAACCAAACGGAAAAACGTTGGACGACACGCCGTTAAATATGGGCCCGCCGGGAGACAGAACGCGCCACATGTCGACTGAAAGAACGGAGGATTTCAGCTGGATTGTCGATTTATCTTGACATGGCATGCAGCAGGGCGAGTCGGAGGTTGTGACGactgaagaaaagaagagaaagaaaacaagcgCAGCAAACACCTCGAAACTTCAGACGTGGAAAGGGGAGATTTTGTTTAGCTAACGTTTGTGTACGCCATTCAGCGTTAGTCGTTGGTTGGCTGTTGATTCCCCggctaatattttttttgtcgGCGTAGTTGTTGACAAGACATGACTGAAATCATACCGAGCTAAAATGCTGAGCACAAGCAAAACCAGCTAGTCAGTCAACCCTGCAGGTCTCTTGGCTCTCACAGCACTGGCAGTCACATTGAGCCAGACGAGAAAATGTAAACGCGTGGAAAGATGACTGTACGCTAGCTAGCCATCCACACATAGGCCTCAATTAAGCCAATCAGTCAGAAGATAAGATGTAGCTATATCGTTGGTTCACTACTAGTTAGTGTTGGAAGTGAATGCCTAGATTAGCTTGCTAGCTCACCTTAGCTAGTGTGCTAAAAATACGCCCACATCATGACTACCAGCAGTGGCAGCACCGCAGGCCGTGGGCCAAATGAGTGGCAGTAACAGTCAAGGAAATGTCAAGGTACTTTCGCAGTAGTCTTCGATGTTACACGGTGCCAACATCTCCTGGCATCTGTATTTACCTGCCATGTTCGTCTGTATCCCCAATCCGTCTGTAACACGCACATAACGCAGTCtctacagagaaacaaacacaaaacgaCAGCCATGGATGAGGGACTTTGAAATGACCCAAACAATAGAATATTTGTCTGCTTGCTAGTCTCTGTACTCCTCAATTTAACTAGCAAAAGTATATTGCCGGTATGGGTTTTTACAGTAGCATCCgtttctgttgatttcagtAACATTCACAGGAAAAAAGTTAGTCAAATTTGAGTTGCTCTTTCATTCAAATATCTGTTGTAATCCCTTGTCGATGGCGggttgaaaaaaacaaacaaagctaaTTTGGCTTAAAAGTCACGTCTTAAAACATGTATTTCTGAACAAGTAATAAGGAGATGTAGTCTTAGCTTGTTGATCATTCCCCTCCTCAGCGCTGCCCttttacaaaaattaaaatgacttaGTTTTGTTTCTGATTTGTTGACCTTTTCAGTTGGTAGTTAGTGGGTAATTCACAGATCTAGCTTAGAGTTGTTTGATGCGTTGTTCCTGCAAAGGGTAGCTAGCTCCATCCTTTATCCAACGTATAAATACAAAAGTAGAGAGAGTAGCCAAAATACTCTGCGCAAGAGAGGAAGACACTACCATCAAAATCTAACCATGGGGGACCCAACTTCACGAAGAAATCAGACAAGAAATCGACTTCGAGCTCAACTTCGGAAGAAAAGGGAATCTTTGGCTGATCAGTTTGACTTCAAGATTTATATAGCCTTCGTTTTCAAAGAAAAGGTTTGTCACTAAATCTTAAACCACACTCATCTCTCATACATTGCACACAATTGGTGGTTACTCATTTCTCATTCAAATGTCCTATTCTGACATCTTCCTTACTGTGTGACCCAAGgcaaaacaatgacttaaaATGTGTGCGtatctggttttgttttgtcttcacagaagaagaagtctGCACTTTTTGAGGTAGCTGAAGTGGTGCCAGTGATGACCAACAATTATGAAGAAAACATCTTACGAGGTGTGCGGGACTCCAGCTACTCTCTCGAGAGCTCGATAGAACTCCTGCAAAAAGATGTTGTGCAACTACACGCCCCCCGATACCAGTCAATGCGAAGGGTAAGACGGTGTGCCACCTTACGAGGGCATAGATGGCTCAAAGAAGGTAACGTACAGCTCTGTTTTACACGTATTTCCCTCTCATTCCCTCTCAATAGGATGTGATAGGCTGCACACAGGAGATGGACTTCATCCTTTGGCCACGCAACGATATTGAGAAgattgtctgtctgctgttctcCAGATGGAAGGGGGCTGATGATGAACCCTTTAGGCCTGTTCAGGTCAGATTACTCCGGctgtaaatatttgaattttgttattttgattcttattagggctgcagctaaggaatattttcattttcaactaTGTCTTCAAAATTTTTTGACCAACCAACAACCAGCAATCTCAAAGACCaacaaaactcaaagatatacagttaataatgatacaaaacagaaaagcaagaGGCCAGGAGAATAACAAAAGAACCTGCTTAATGGTAAGGCTGTAATCAGTGTTTATATTGTCAGAGAGGTTGTCACAGTCAGCTGTTGTCTCTCAGTACCATCATCTAAGTTATCTTTTGGCTGATTgtaatgtttttgtgcatgttgtaataactttattttcacACTGTAGACATTTTGCATCACTAAAAATGAATCTAATTAATTGGATACATGTGTCACCCAGCCCTAGACTGGATGGAACAAAATGTACTTCTTGGCTCACTTGTCTGTTATCTGATTTTACAGGCCAAGTTTGAATTTCATCATGGAGACTATGAGAAGCAGTGCTTGCATGCTTTGGGTCGTAAAGACAAGGCTGGAATGGTCATGAACAACCCAACTCAGTCTGTATTTCTCTTCATGAATAGACAGCACTTACAGGTGAGTCCGTCCACCGAAAATATAACGTCACTGATAGCTCGTACGGCCTCCTGTCACACTTTACCACAAATGTTCTCCATCCATTTCGCAGACTCCTAAAACCAAGGCCACAGTTTTCAAGTTGTGCAGCCTTTGCCTGTACTTGCCCCAGGACCAGCTGACCTGCTGGGGTGTGGGAGACATCGAGGATCACCTCCGCCCATACATGCCTGATTAAGGCCGCCTGCTCCACCCAGCCACAGAGGGAAAAGgccttcccctccctcctgcctAAGCCTTCAGAAGCAAATTGATGTACTCATCCTCACCCGTTTCCTTTTAAAAGATTTGAACTTGTGCTTGGATCTCTCCCATTTTTGTTACCTACTCGTTCTCCCCTCCCTGACCTGAAGCTGATTCAGTTCCCatccttcttttttcctcacactCCCAatgttcctcctcttctctctgccaTTTTTGGATTGGTTCccctgttttctttattttactccCTCTTCATTCCCTCCTACTCACTCAtccatttttgtttatttgaacCTGCACGAACATTGATTTTGAGTGGTTGGTTGTTCTCTTGGAGCCGCACTGTCAACAGCACCGGTCATTGAAGGAACTCTTTATGTTGCAtcaaaacaggaacaaacaaTACACATGTCTTCACGGTGGTTCTCAGATGGACGTGTTTTTATATCCTTGTTGTCATAAGAAAGGATTGTTAAAGCTTGTTGGTAATGTCAAGGGGGTTTCTAGAACAACTTTACACAATCTTTTGACCAAGGACAGGTGTGAATAGGCGTTTCAAACACCTGTATAAGCAAAGATAACAAGATGAACAATATTTGTCAAATCATATGGTGTAGGTATTGCTTCTTATAAACCGCCTTAGTTTTTTTGCTGGACttttaaaagatgttttggTGTCATTTGCTT containing:
- the gmnn gene encoding geminin, coding for MSFSGKLKHSHQRSNENIKSFFTPSNKAMGSPRHTLQVLQPSAVNKELGRSAQMGRVIPKRKQWSAEQTRGPKRVKVEVKSTQTEVTQCLTDGVSNEAYELMVKETPPSTYWKEVAEERRKALYDVLQENEKLHKDIEAKDEQITTLKCENEELQELAQHVQYMADMIERLTGKSPDNLEELRDIALDKEDEHEDDDELEDQTDEEDSDYSHSDEETSDHEQAGPSGEQQ
- the c16h6orf62 gene encoding uncharacterized protein C6orf62 homolog — protein: MGDPTSRRNQTRNRLRAQLRKKRESLADQFDFKIYIAFVFKEKKKKSALFEVAEVVPVMTNNYEENILRGVRDSSYSLESSIELLQKDVVQLHAPRYQSMRRDVIGCTQEMDFILWPRNDIEKIVCLLFSRWKGADDEPFRPVQAKFEFHHGDYEKQCLHALGRKDKAGMVMNNPTQSVFLFMNRQHLQTPKTKATVFKLCSLCLYLPQDQLTCWGVGDIEDHLRPYMPD